One window of the Trifolium pratense cultivar HEN17-A07 linkage group LG2, ARS_RC_1.1, whole genome shotgun sequence genome contains the following:
- the LOC123905917 gene encoding putative pentatricopeptide repeat-containing protein At1g12700, mitochondrial isoform X2: MSLLRFRFGSSSSSSIPTFIIPFFLRLRLYSHSTFIPNHDIAVKNAVSPFHYMLRKNPTPSIVRFNRILTSLVKTKNHYTTAISLYRQMEFKGITPNLITFNILINCYCHLTHQITFSFFVLGKILKLGYQPDTITFTTLIKGLCLSGNVQKALHFHYHLLAKGFQLNHVSYGTLINGLCKTGETRAALQMLRQIEGKLVNTDVVMHNIIIDSLCRDKFVTDAYELYSEMSTKRISPNVVTFNSLINGFCIVGQLKEAFALFDEMVLKNITPDVYTFNTLVDAFCKEGNVKQANNVLAMMMKEGIKPNVVTYNALMDVYCLVNQVNNALNIFNTLADKGVTPNVRSYNIMINGLCKKKMVDEAMSLFEEMQSKKIEPNTVTYSTLIDGLFKSGKISFALELVDEMHDIGQPADVITYNSLLHALCKNHQLDKAIAFVDKIKGEGIQPNVCTYNILIDGLCKGGRLKNAQVIFQELLTKGYNVTVWTYNVMINGLCKEGLFDQALALLSRMEDNGCIPDVVSYETIIDSLFQNGERDRADKLVHEMISKGLYYKSKTQ; encoded by the coding sequence ATGTCGCTTTTAAGGTTCAGGtttggttcttcttcttcttcttctattccCACTTTTATTATTCCCTTCTTCTTAAGGCTGCGATTATACTCTCACTCTACATTCATTCCCAATCATGATATTGCGGTTAAAAATGCTGTTTCCCCATTCCATTACATGCTCCGTAAGAATCCTACCCCATCCATTGTTCGATTTAACAGGATTTTAACTTCCCTTGTTAAGACTAAAAACCATTACACCACTGCTATTTCCCTTTATCGTCAAATGGAATTCAAGGGGATTACCCCTAACTTAATTACTTTCAATATATTGATAAACTGTTATTGTCACCTAACTCATCAAattactttttccttttttgtatTGGGAAAGATTCTCAAGTTGGGTTATCAGCCAGATACTATAACCTTCACCACTCTTATTAAAGGTCTATGTCTTAGTGGCAATGTTCAGAAAGCATTGCACTTTCATTACCATCTTCTGGCAAAGGGATTTCAGTTGAATCATGTTAGTTATGGGACTTTGATTAATGGCTTGTGTAAAACCGGGGAAACTAGAGCTGCCCTGCAAATGTTGAGACAAATTGAAGGGAAATTAGTCAACACCGATGTGGTAATGCATAACATAATCATTGATAGTTTGTGTAGAGATAAATTTGTAACCGATGCTTATgagttatattctgaaatgaGCACAAAGAGAATTTCTCCTAATGTTGTCACTTTCAATTCTCTAATCAATGGATTTTGTATTGTTGGTCAACTGAAAGAAGCATTTGCTTTGTTTGATGAAATGGTATTAAAAAACATCACCCCAGATGTATATACTTTTAATACATTGGTTGATGCATTTTGCAAGGAAGGAAATGTGAAACAAGCTAACAATGTGTTGGCTATGATGATGAAAGAAGGTATAAAACCAAATGTTGTTACTTATAATGCTTTAATGGACGTGTATTGCTTAGTTAATCAAGTGAACAATGCCCTAAATATATTCAACACTTTGGCCGATAAGGGAGTGACTCCTAATGTTCGGAGCTACAATATCATGATTAATGGATTATGCAAGAAAAAAATGGTGGATGAAGCCATGAGTCTCTTTGAAGAAATGCAAAGCAAGAAGATTGAACCTAATACAGTAACTTACAGTACTCTTATCGATGGTTTGTTCAAATCGGGGAAAATCTCTTTTGCATTGGAGCTTGTTGATGAGATGCATGATATAGGTCAACCTGCCGATGTAATCACGTACAATTCTTTATTACATGCTTTGTGCAAAAATCATCAACTTGACAAGGCAATTGCATTTGTTGATAAAATTAAAGGCGAAGGTATTCAGCCAAATGTTTGCACATACAATATACTAATTGATGGACTATGCAAAGGTGGAAGACTTAAGAACGCTCAAGTGATTTTTCAGGAGCTTTTGACTAAAGGCTATAATGTAACTGTTTGGACGTATAATGTTATGATAAATGGGCTTTGTAAGGAGGGCTTGTTTGATCAAGCACTTGCATTATTATCAAGAATGGAAGACAATGGTTGCATTCCTGATGTTGTAAGTTATGAAACAATTATTGATTCTCTCTTTCAAAACGGTGAGAGAGATAGGGCAGATAAACTTGTACATGAAATGATTTCTAAAGGTCTCTACTACAAGAGTAAAACGCAGTAA
- the LOC123905917 gene encoding putative pentatricopeptide repeat-containing protein At1g12700, mitochondrial isoform X1, translating into MSLLRFRFGSSSSSSIPTFIIPFFLRLRLYSHSTFIPNHDIAVKNAVSPFHYMLRKNPTPSIVRFNRILTSLVKTKNHYTTAISLYRQMEFKGITPNLITFNILINCYCHLTHQITFSFFVLGKILKLGYQPDTITFTTLIKGLCLSGNVQKALHFHYHLLAKGFQLNHVSYGTLINGLCKTGETRAALQMLRQIEGKLVNTDVVMHNIIIDSLCRDKFVTDAYELYSEMSTKRISPNVVTFNSLINGFCIVGQLKEAFALFDEMVLKNITPDVYTFNTLVDAFCKEGNVKQANNVLAMMMKEGIKPNVVTYNALMDVYCLVNQVNNALNIFNTLADKGVTPNVRSYNIMINGLCKKKMVDEAMSLFEEMQSKKIEPNTVTYSTLIDGLFKSGKISFALELVDEMHDIGQPADVITYNSLLHALCKNHQLDKAIAFVDKIKGEGIQPNVCTYNILIDGLCKGGRLKNAQVIFQELLTKGYNVTVWTYNVMINGLCKEGLFDQALALLSRMEDNGCIPDVVSYETIIDSLFQNGERDRADKLVHEMISKGMDTNELSILSK; encoded by the coding sequence ATGTCGCTTTTAAGGTTCAGGtttggttcttcttcttcttcttctattccCACTTTTATTATTCCCTTCTTCTTAAGGCTGCGATTATACTCTCACTCTACATTCATTCCCAATCATGATATTGCGGTTAAAAATGCTGTTTCCCCATTCCATTACATGCTCCGTAAGAATCCTACCCCATCCATTGTTCGATTTAACAGGATTTTAACTTCCCTTGTTAAGACTAAAAACCATTACACCACTGCTATTTCCCTTTATCGTCAAATGGAATTCAAGGGGATTACCCCTAACTTAATTACTTTCAATATATTGATAAACTGTTATTGTCACCTAACTCATCAAattactttttccttttttgtatTGGGAAAGATTCTCAAGTTGGGTTATCAGCCAGATACTATAACCTTCACCACTCTTATTAAAGGTCTATGTCTTAGTGGCAATGTTCAGAAAGCATTGCACTTTCATTACCATCTTCTGGCAAAGGGATTTCAGTTGAATCATGTTAGTTATGGGACTTTGATTAATGGCTTGTGTAAAACCGGGGAAACTAGAGCTGCCCTGCAAATGTTGAGACAAATTGAAGGGAAATTAGTCAACACCGATGTGGTAATGCATAACATAATCATTGATAGTTTGTGTAGAGATAAATTTGTAACCGATGCTTATgagttatattctgaaatgaGCACAAAGAGAATTTCTCCTAATGTTGTCACTTTCAATTCTCTAATCAATGGATTTTGTATTGTTGGTCAACTGAAAGAAGCATTTGCTTTGTTTGATGAAATGGTATTAAAAAACATCACCCCAGATGTATATACTTTTAATACATTGGTTGATGCATTTTGCAAGGAAGGAAATGTGAAACAAGCTAACAATGTGTTGGCTATGATGATGAAAGAAGGTATAAAACCAAATGTTGTTACTTATAATGCTTTAATGGACGTGTATTGCTTAGTTAATCAAGTGAACAATGCCCTAAATATATTCAACACTTTGGCCGATAAGGGAGTGACTCCTAATGTTCGGAGCTACAATATCATGATTAATGGATTATGCAAGAAAAAAATGGTGGATGAAGCCATGAGTCTCTTTGAAGAAATGCAAAGCAAGAAGATTGAACCTAATACAGTAACTTACAGTACTCTTATCGATGGTTTGTTCAAATCGGGGAAAATCTCTTTTGCATTGGAGCTTGTTGATGAGATGCATGATATAGGTCAACCTGCCGATGTAATCACGTACAATTCTTTATTACATGCTTTGTGCAAAAATCATCAACTTGACAAGGCAATTGCATTTGTTGATAAAATTAAAGGCGAAGGTATTCAGCCAAATGTTTGCACATACAATATACTAATTGATGGACTATGCAAAGGTGGAAGACTTAAGAACGCTCAAGTGATTTTTCAGGAGCTTTTGACTAAAGGCTATAATGTAACTGTTTGGACGTATAATGTTATGATAAATGGGCTTTGTAAGGAGGGCTTGTTTGATCAAGCACTTGCATTATTATCAAGAATGGAAGACAATGGTTGCATTCCTGATGTTGTAAGTTATGAAACAATTATTGATTCTCTCTTTCAAAACGGTGAGAGAGATAGGGCAGATAAACTTGTACATGAAATGATTTCTAAAG